Within Longimicrobium sp., the genomic segment CCCGGCTGGTCGCCGCGGGTGCGGCCGGTGCGGGCGGGCGGCTCCCACAGCGTGTTCTCCTGCGGGAGGGTGCCGGGCTTCTTCCGCTTCTGCTGGCCGAACATCGACTGGCTCATCGCGTCGGCCACCTTCGGCGCCTTCAGCCCCATCATCGCCATCATCCGCCCGCCGCCGCCCACGGTCACCGAGCGCCGCGGGTGCTGCGCGCAGTGCACGATGGCGCGCGCCACCACGTCCGGCGTGTACACCGGCTGCGGGTGCTGCGCCTCGGCGTCCATGTAGTTGGCCGCGTGGTCGGGGAAGGGGGTGTCGATGGCCCCCGGCTTCACCAGCGTGACGGAGATGGGCGCGCCGTCGTGCTCCAGCTCCACCCGCAGCGCGTCGGTGAAGCCCTTCACCGCGTGCTTGCTGGCGCTGTAGTGCCCCTGCAGCGGCACGAAGGTGTCGCTGACGATGCTGCCCACGTTGATCAGCGCGCCGCCGGTGCCCCGCAGGTAGGGGAGCGCCGCCAGCGAGCCGTTCACCACGCCCCAGTAGTTGGTGTCGAACATCCGCCGGGCGTCGTCGACCGGGGTGTCCTCGATGCGGCCGTAGATGGAGAGGCCGGCGTTGTTCACCCAGGTGTCGATGCGCCCGAAGGCGCGGACGGCCACCTCCGCCAGCTCCAGCATGGCATTCGGGTCCGCCACGTCGCCCGCGTGCCACTCCACCCGCGCGCCGCCCCGCGTGAGCTCCGCGGCGATGCGCGCCAGCTCCGCCTCGTTGCGCGAGCACAGGACCAGCGAGGCGCCGCGCGCCGCGGCCAGCTTCGCGGTGGCCAGCCCGATCCCGCTGTCGGCCCCGGTGATCACCATCACCTGCTCTGCGATCGGTTTCAGCATCGCACCCATCTTCTTTCCTCCCATGCAGTTGGCGTCCATCGGCCCGGAGCCGGGGGACGGCTGCAAGGGGTGGGCCGGAGGAGACGGTGCGAAAGTGCGGGAGTGCGGGAGTGCGGGAGTGCGGGAGTGCGGGAGTGCGGGAGTGCGGGAGTGCGGCGGAAGTGGGAGAGTTGGCAAATCAACCGGTGGATCGGGCCACTTTCGCACTCTCGCACTTTCGCACTTTCACACCGTTCCTCGGCGGCGGCACGGTGATTGAAGCAGGCGCGCCCCCATGGAATACACGGAAGACCAATTCCTCTTCCCGCTGGTGACCGAGCACCGGTCCCGCTGGGAGAAGGCCGGGATGAGCCCGCGCCAGGAGCGCAGCTTCAACCGCGTGTCCACGCTGCTGGTGGCGATGTTCGTCACCGGCTGGCTGTACAGCATCTTCCTGGCGCCGGAGAAGGACCTGCAGCCGGGCGCGCTGCCGGTGGCCACCCTGGCCGGGGCCATCACCCGCACGCCGCTGGCCTCCGACGCGCCGCCCGAAGCCGCCTTCGCCACCGAGCAGATGGTGAGCGCCTTCTCGGCCGACTTCGCGCGCGAGACGGGCGGGGCCAGCGGCGCGGTGAAGGTGCGCGTGCTGAAGCCGGGGGAAACGCTGGACGCGCCGGCGGGCGCCCAGGTGCAGCTGCAGCCCGCCAGCGGCACGCCCGGCGGCGCGGTGCCGGGCGACCAGCCGGGGCAGGCGCCGGGGATCTGGAACGTGGTGCTGAAGATGGCCGACGCCATCCGCCCGGCCAGCGGGGCGGCGGTCATCACCCTGGTGCCGCTGTCGGCCAAGCAGAACGGGCGGATCGGCACCTACAAGGTGGGAAGCTGGCCCTTCGAGCAGGGCGGCGCCCCCAGACCCATCTACGCGCCGCCGCCGGGGCTGGTGAAGGTGACCCCCGAGAACATGAACCTGTGGGTGAGCGAGCACGTGCAGCTGAAGGACTTCGTGACCAAGGGGCAGAACGACGTGTGGCCCAAGTACGTGGCCATGCAGCCGCGCGAGCTGGACAAGGTGGAATTGACACTGCAGGAGCTGGAGCGCGACGGGCACCCGGTGAAGAACATCTTCGTGGTCAGCGGCTTCCGCACCCCCAGCTACAACGAGAGCGGGGGCGACCCCAGCGGCCGCGCCGCGCTCAGCCGCCACATGTACGGCGACGCCATGGACATCGCGGTGGACAACGACAACGACGGCTTCATGGACGACCTGAACGGCGACGGGCGGGTGAACGTGGAGGACGCGCGGGTGATCGGGCGGGCGGCGGAGCGGGTGGAGAAGGCGCACCCGGAGCTGGTGGGAGGGATCGGGATCTACACGCCCACCGGCGCGCACCACGGGTTCGTGCACATCGACACGCGGGGATACCGCGCCCGCTGGGGCGCGTGGTGAGGGCTGCGGGTTCCTTTCAGGGACGGGGGGAGGCGACGATGGCGGAGGCGAGGAGCGCGCGGACCGAGGCGGAGCGGCGGCTGGAGGAGCGGGCCGAGGAGCACCTGCCGCCGGAGATGGACGTCCGCGACGAGGACCTGGAGCCGCACGAGGGGCTGCGCTACATCGCGCGGCTGTTCAAGATCCTGGCGATCCTGCTGATCCTGCTGCTGATCGGCGAGGCCATCCTGGGGCTGGTGAACCGCGGCAACGAGGCCATCCCCACGCTGCTGGTGGAGGCCACGCGCATCATCGTGTTCGCCGGGCTGCTGTGGGCCGCGGGCGACATGGCGCTGATGCTGATCGAGAGCAACCACGACCTGCGCGCCACGCGCATCCTGGTGGGCCGGCTGAACGGAAAGGTCAGCCGCCTGGAGGCGAAGTATCTGCCGAAGGAAGGCGGCGCTTCCGGTGATGCGCGCTCCGGCGCGCGGGCGGGCGGTTCGCTCGGGCCCGGCGGACGCGCGGGCGGTCTGGGCGAGCCCGCCGAGCGGCCGCCGTCGCACCGCGAAGACCTGTAGAACTGCGATCTCACGTAAAGAACAGAGCAATAGAGACGGAGAGGACGTGAACGATTCTCTCCGTCTGCGTTGCTCTGTTTCTCTGCGTGAAATTCGTTTTCTGTCTTCCGTCAGAACGCGTTGCCGCGCTGCGCGTCCAGGTCGCCGCGGCACTGCGCGAAGTTCGTGAACTCGTAGGTGAGAAGCACGGACCCCAGGCCCGGCTCCGAGGCGGCGCTGGCGTCGATCTCCACGTACTGCAGGTTCGGCGGCAGCGCGTCGCCGTCCGCGGTGCTCCAGGTCGTCCGGTAGGTGCGGTCGCGCTGCCGCAGCGACATCATCCAGTCGCGGTCGCCCGACCACGGGCTCCCTTCCTTCAGGTCGTCGATCTGGTTGCCGTCCCCGTACTTGCCGGCCAGCAGGCTCTCCAGCCGGTCGAAGCTCGCGCGGAGCGCCTCGCCGGATTCCGGGGTTTCGATGATGCGTCCCATGCCGACCACCTTGCAGAGCCCCTGGTGCGGCGAAACCACGATCATGTACTCGCGGAACTCCGGTTGCGCCGCCGGGGCACCGTCGATGAGGTACACGCCCGGCGTGCGCCGGGCCTCGGGGTGGAAGCGGGCCAGGTCGGCCAGCGTCATCCCCATCCGCAGGCCGAAGGGCGTGGCGGGCGGCTGCTGCGACTGGGCGAGCGCGGGCGCGGCGTACAGGCACGCGGCGGCCAACGCCGCGAGGAGCTTGCGATTCATCGGCTGTGTTTGTCGGGGAGTCGGAGC encodes:
- a CDS encoding SDR family oxidoreductase, producing the protein MLKPIAEQVMVITGADSGIGLATAKLAAARGASLVLCSRNEAELARIAAELTRGGARVEWHAGDVADPNAMLELAEVAVRAFGRIDTWVNNAGLSIYGRIEDTPVDDARRMFDTNYWGVVNGSLAALPYLRGTGGALINVGSIVSDTFVPLQGHYSASKHAVKGFTDALRVELEHDGAPISVTLVKPGAIDTPFPDHAANYMDAEAQHPQPVYTPDVVARAIVHCAQHPRRSVTVGGGGRMMAMMGLKAPKVADAMSQSMFGQQKRKKPGTLPQENTLWEPPARTGRTRGDQPGPVLHHSTYTAASLHPVRTALALVAAAAGYALATGGGEVLVRRGREALDSFRGRDGADDPDVDVQVRTAPRYDTPDVTMEVVTEEVYVMDAAPGDRWVP
- a CDS encoding YcbK family protein; protein product: MEYTEDQFLFPLVTEHRSRWEKAGMSPRQERSFNRVSTLLVAMFVTGWLYSIFLAPEKDLQPGALPVATLAGAITRTPLASDAPPEAAFATEQMVSAFSADFARETGGASGAVKVRVLKPGETLDAPAGAQVQLQPASGTPGGAVPGDQPGQAPGIWNVVLKMADAIRPASGAAVITLVPLSAKQNGRIGTYKVGSWPFEQGGAPRPIYAPPPGLVKVTPENMNLWVSEHVQLKDFVTKGQNDVWPKYVAMQPRELDKVELTLQELERDGHPVKNIFVVSGFRTPSYNESGGDPSGRAALSRHMYGDAMDIAVDNDNDGFMDDLNGDGRVNVEDARVIGRAAERVEKAHPELVGGIGIYTPTGAHHGFVHIDTRGYRARWGAW